A single genomic interval of Zingiber officinale cultivar Zhangliang chromosome 4A, Zo_v1.1, whole genome shotgun sequence harbors:
- the LOC121972320 gene encoding pectinesterase-like: MANFLLAFLLLLLLLRLEHCYGEPMVSYCSRTPYPDVCSSMVNRSDSVFEQSSSLTWNGFRDLLHRATLERAVLAHQRAGERNPNQFDEPRRRAWTDCVELLADTVGLVNRSQVRPGHDAQTWLSAAMTNQRTCRDGFLELGLTAPVIDDGELTESISNLLAVNNAMLIAAGGQHKRRRRLGLLFPEWVAAADQKLLAASDVKSDLVVAKDGSGDYKSIVEAVAAAAKARGGSTARFVIHVKAGVYEEYVEIPNSMENLMMTGDGIDATVVMGNRSVKGGYRTFQSATFGVSGNGFIARDMTFENTAGPEKGQAVALLSKSDHSVFYRCSFKGYQDTLYVHSQRQFYRNCDVYGTIDFIFGNAAVVFQNCNLYVRRPMNGQANVVTAQGRSSSNEPTGISIHNSVVAAASDLAPVQGSFRTYLGRPWREYSRTVVMKTKLEDLIDPAGWLEWNGSSPPSTLYYGEFMNTGTGADTSRRVNWSGYHVINNSSEAEKFTVGSFLSGDSWIPSTGVPYTPGL; the protein is encoded by the exons ATGGCGAATTTTTTGTTAGCtttcctcctcctcctgctgctgctacGGCTAGAACACTGCTACGGCGAGCCGATGGTGTCATATTGTTCCCGCACCCCCTACCCTGACGTGTGCAGCTCCATGGTCAATCGGTCCGACTCGGTCTTTGAGCAGTCGTCGTCGCTGACTTGGAATGGATTCCGTGATCTCCTCCACCGGGCCACCCTCGAGAGGGCCGTCCTCGCCCACCAGCGGGCCGGGGAGAGGAACCCGAACCAGTTCGACGAGCCGAGGAGACGGGCCTGGACTGACTGCGTCGAGCTGCTGGCTGATACGGTCGGCCTAGTGAACCGGTCGCAGGTTCGCCCGGGTCACGACGCACAGACGTGGCTCAGCGCCGCCATGACGAACCAGCGCACGTGCCGCGATGGCTTCCTCGAGCTCGGTTTGACGGCGCCGGTGATAGACGACGGCGAGCTAACAGAGTCGATCAGTAACTTGCTCGCCGTTAACAACGCGATGCTGATTGCCGCCGGTGGGCAGCATAAACGGCGCCGCCGTTTGGGGTTATTGTTCCCGGAGTGGGTGGCGGCGGCCGACCAGAAGCTACTGGCGGCGTCGGACGTGAAATCGGATCTCGTGGTCGCGAAGGATGGCTCTGGCGACTACAAATCCATTGTCGAAGCCGTGGCGGCTGCGGCCAAGGCGAGGGGAGGAAGCACGGCGAGGTTCGTCATTCACGTGAAGGCCGGCGTCTACGAAGAGTACGTGGAGATTCCTAACTCGATGGAGAATTTAATGATGACCGGCGACGGGATAGATGCTACTGTGGTGATGGGGAACAGGAGCGTTAAAGGCGGCTACCGCACCTTTCAATCGGCCACCTTCG GCGTATCAGGAAACGGATTCATCGCCCGCGACATGACATTCGAAAACACGGCCGGGCCGGAAAAGGGACAGGCGGTGGCGCTCCTATCCAAGTCCGACCACTCCGTCTTCTACAGATGCAGCTTCAAGGGTTACCAGGACACCCTCTACGTCCACTCCCAAAGACAGTTCTACCGAAACTGCGACGTCTACGGAACCATCGACTTCATCTTCGGCAACGCCGCTGTTGTCTTCCAGAACTGCAACCTCTACGTGAGGCGGCCTATGAACGGCCAAGCGAACGTTGTCACGGCTCAGGGCAGGAGCAGCTCGAACGAGCCCACCGGCATATCGATCCACAACTCCGTCGTGGCTGCAGCATCCGACCTCGCGCCGGTGCAGGGGTCGTTCAGGACGTACCTCGGCCGACCGTGGAGGGAGTATTCGAGGACGGTGGTGATGAAGACAAAGCTGGAGGACTTGATCGACCCGGCGGGGTGGTTGGAGTGGAATGGCAGCTCCCCACCGAGCACGTTGTACTACGGGGAGTTCATGAACACTGGCACCGGCGCCGACACGAGTAGGAGGGTGAATTGGAGTGGTTATCACGTGATCAATAACTCGTCTGAAGCTGAAAAATTCACCGTCGGAAGCTTCTTGTCCGGCGACTCGTGGATACCATCCACCGGCGTTCCTTACACACCAGGCCTATAA